A region of Streptomyces cinnamoneus DNA encodes the following proteins:
- a CDS encoding sodium-translocating pyrophosphatase, which translates to MAGPLTPEQVDSTQRLAVELTSGNRTLIMVIAVVAVAALAVAVVLVRQVLSAGEGTDRMKEIAAAVQEGANAYLARQLRTLGVFAAIVFFLLMLLPADNWSQRAGRSVFFLVGALFSAATGYIGMWLAVRSNVRVAAAAREATPAEGEPEKDLTAVSHKAMKIAFRTGGVVGMFTVGLGLLGASCVVLVYAADAPKVLEGFGFGAALLAMFMRVGGGIFTKAADVGADLVGKVEQGIPEDDPRNAATIADNVGDNVGDCAGMAADLFESYAVTLVAALILGKAAFGDSGLAFPLLVPAIGVITAMIGIFAVAPRRSDRSGMSAINRGFFISAVISLVLVAVAVFAYLPSDYADLKGITDETVRGHDGDPRVLALVAVAIGIVLAALIQQLTGYFTETSRRPVRDIGKTSLTGPATVVLAGISVGLESAVYSAVLIALAVYGAFLLGGTSIMLALFAVALAGTGLLTTVGVIVAMDTFGPVSDNAQGIAEMSGDVEGAGAQVLTDLDAVGNTTKAITKGIAIATAVLAASALFGSYRDAIATAVQDVHAKSGEMGLSLDISQPNNLVGLVLGAAVVFLFSGLAINAVSRSAGSVVYEVRRQFREHPGIMDYTEKPEYGRVVDICTKDALRELATPGLLAVMAPIAVGFSLGVGALGSYLAGAIGTGTLMAVFLANSGGAWDNAKKLVEDGHHGGKGSEAHAATVIGDTVGDPFKDTAGPAINPLLKVMNLVALLIAPAVVKFSYGADASRGVRIGVAALAIVVIVAAVYVSKRRGVAVDGDDGNAERAAKPVDPAVVS; encoded by the coding sequence ATGGCGGGGCCTCTTACCCCTGAACAGGTGGACTCCACTCAAAGACTCGCCGTCGAACTGACCAGCGGCAATCGCACCCTGATCATGGTGATCGCGGTCGTCGCCGTCGCGGCGCTCGCGGTGGCCGTGGTGCTGGTGCGTCAGGTGCTGTCGGCAGGCGAGGGCACCGACCGCATGAAGGAAATCGCCGCGGCGGTACAGGAAGGTGCCAACGCCTACCTCGCCCGGCAGTTGCGCACGCTCGGCGTCTTCGCCGCGATCGTGTTCTTCCTGCTCATGCTGCTGCCGGCCGACAACTGGTCGCAGCGCGCGGGACGTTCGGTCTTCTTCCTGGTAGGCGCGCTCTTCTCGGCGGCCACCGGCTATATCGGCATGTGGCTCGCGGTGCGCAGCAACGTGCGGGTCGCCGCGGCCGCGCGCGAGGCCACGCCCGCCGAGGGGGAGCCCGAGAAGGACCTGACCGCCGTCTCGCACAAGGCCATGAAGATCGCGTTCCGCACGGGCGGGGTCGTCGGCATGTTCACCGTCGGCCTCGGCCTGCTGGGCGCCTCGTGCGTGGTGCTGGTGTACGCGGCGGACGCTCCCAAGGTGCTGGAGGGCTTCGGCTTCGGTGCGGCGCTGCTGGCGATGTTCATGAGGGTCGGCGGCGGCATCTTCACCAAGGCCGCGGACGTCGGCGCCGACCTGGTCGGCAAGGTCGAGCAGGGCATCCCCGAGGACGACCCCCGCAACGCCGCCACCATCGCGGACAACGTCGGGGACAACGTCGGCGACTGCGCGGGCATGGCGGCCGACCTCTTCGAGTCGTACGCCGTCACGCTCGTCGCCGCGCTGATCCTCGGCAAGGCGGCCTTCGGCGACTCGGGGCTCGCCTTCCCGCTGCTCGTGCCCGCCATCGGCGTGATCACGGCGATGATCGGCATCTTCGCGGTCGCACCGCGCCGCAGCGACCGCAGCGGCATGAGCGCGATCAACCGGGGTTTCTTCATCTCGGCCGTCATCTCCCTCGTCCTGGTGGCGGTGGCCGTGTTCGCCTACCTGCCCTCCGACTACGCGGACTTGAAGGGCATCACCGACGAGACCGTGCGCGGCCACGACGGCGACCCGCGTGTCCTCGCGCTCGTCGCGGTCGCCATCGGCATCGTGCTGGCGGCGCTCATCCAGCAGCTCACCGGCTACTTCACGGAGACCAGCCGGCGTCCGGTGCGGGACATTGGAAAGACGTCCCTCACCGGCCCCGCGACCGTCGTCCTCGCCGGCATCTCCGTCGGCCTGGAGTCCGCGGTCTACTCGGCGGTGCTCATCGCCCTGGCCGTCTACGGCGCCTTTCTGCTGGGCGGCACGTCGATCATGCTGGCGCTGTTCGCCGTGGCGCTGGCGGGGACGGGTCTGCTGACCACGGTGGGCGTCATCGTCGCCATGGACACCTTCGGGCCGGTCTCCGACAACGCCCAGGGCATCGCGGAGATGTCCGGGGACGTCGAGGGCGCGGGCGCGCAGGTGCTCACCGACCTCGACGCTGTCGGCAACACCACCAAGGCGATCACCAAGGGCATCGCCATCGCCACGGCCGTCCTGGCGGCGTCCGCACTCTTCGGCTCGTACCGCGACGCGATCGCCACCGCGGTACAGGACGTGCACGCAAAGTCCGGGGAGATGGGCTTGAGTCTGGACATCTCGCAGCCCAACAACCTCGTGGGGCTCGTGCTCGGCGCGGCCGTCGTCTTCCTCTTCTCCGGGCTGGCCATCAACGCGGTCTCGCGCTCGGCGGGCTCGGTCGTCTACGAGGTGCGCAGGCAGTTCCGTGAGCACCCCGGGATCATGGACTACACCGAAAAGCCCGAGTACGGGCGCGTGGTGGACATCTGCACCAAGGACGCGTTGCGCGAACTGGCCACGCCCGGGTTGCTCGCCGTCATGGCGCCCATCGCGGTGGGCTTCTCGCTCGGCGTCGGGGCGCTCGGTTCGTATCTGGCGGGCGCCATCGGTACGGGCACACTGATGGCAGTCTTCCTCGCCAACTCCGGTGGCGCCTGGGACAACGCGAAGAAACTGGTGGAGGACGGGCACCACGGAGGCAAGGGAAGCGAGGCGCATGCGGCGACGGTCATCGGTGACACGGTCGGCGACCCGTTCAAGGACACCGCCGGTCCGGCGATCAACCCGCTGCTGAAGGTGATGAACCTGGTGGCGTTGCTGATCGCGCCGGCAGTGGTGAAGTTCTCGTACGGTGCCGACGCCAGCAGGGGAGTGAGAATCGGCGTCGCCGCGCTGGCAATTGTCGTCATCGTCGCAGCGGTGTACGTCTCCAAGCGGCGCGGTGTCGCGGTGGACGGCGACGACGGGAACGCCGAACGGGCGGCGAAGCCGGTGGATCCGGCGGTGGTGTCCTGA